The DNA window AACGTCACCGACGAGTGGCACACGATGGAGGCGCTCAAGCCACCTCCGGGACGGGGCGCGAACTCGTTCCTGTGGGTGAGCATCCCGCTGCCTCGGGGCCCCTGGGCGGAGCCCGCGTTGATTCTGGGTGAGGTCAACACCGCCGTCGAGGTGTACGCCAATGGCCAGCGCGTCTACGTGAGCGGCCGCCTGAACACGTCTGGACCCGAGCTGTCCGAGAACATGGTCTGGCATCTGATTCCCGTGCCGGCCACCGCGCTGGGCACCAGCCTCCTGCTGCGCATCCAGTCGAGCAATCCGAACATCGGCATCACGCAGTACGCGAAGCTTGGCTCGCGGCACGAGCTGCTCGCCACGGTGACGCGCGAGGGGCAGGCGTCGTTCGTGATGGGCGTGCTCTTGCTGGCGGTGGGTATCGCGACGGGTGGCGCCTTCGTCCTGCACTGGCGACGGCGGATGCTCGCGGGTCTGGCCATCTTCGCGGGCAGCGCGGGCAGCCTGCTGCTGGGCTTGAGCGGCCTGCCCTATGCGCTCTGGGATACGCCGCTCACCGCCACGCGCTTCACGGTGATTGGCATCTTCATGGTGCTCTCGGGCCTGATGGAGTTCATCTCGGACGCCCTGCTCGAGAACCGCAACCGCTGGTTCCGCATCGGCGCGCTGGCCTACACGACGCTCTGCTCGCTCTTCGCGCTCAGCGCCGTGGTGGACCTGGCCACGGCCCAGCGAATCATGGCGGCCTTCCTGCCCTCGTCGTTCTGCGTCCTGCTCATCGTCCTCTTCGTGTCGGTGAAGGAGGCGTGGCGCGGCAATCCGGACGCTCGCATCTTCGTGGCCGGCCTGGGCGGCATGACGCTCTTCCTCGCGCTGACCATCCTGCCCGTCGTCGGCGTGTTGCCCCAGTTGTTCGGCAACGTGTCGCATTGGGGTTATCTGGCGCTCACGCTGTCGCTGCTGGGCATCGTCGCGCGGCGCTCCATGCAGGTGGTGCGCTCGCTGGAGGCGCACACGCGCCAGTTGGAGGAGCGGCAGGCCGAGGTGCGCAACCTGGCCGAGCGCATGGGCACCGGCGCCGGCGAGCTGGCCACGGTGGTGCAGCAGCTTCGCTCCACCAGCGACCAGCAGACCGAGGGCGTCAGCCGTCAGGCCGCGGCGCTTCAGGAGGCCGAGCAGACGGTGAAGGAGATTCGCCGGTCGTCGCAGCTCACGGCGGAGAAGGCCAGCTCGCTCGCCGCGTCCGCCGAGGGCGCCGAGCAGGTGGGGCGCGAAGGCAGCGCCGCGCTGGAGCGCACGCTGGCGGACCTGGCCGCCATCCGCGCGGAGGTGTCCGAGATGGCGCGGAGAATCCTCGCGCTCGACGAGCGCACCAAGGAGGTCTCCGGCATCGTCGACTCCGTGAAGGACCTGGCCGACCAGTCCAACATGCTCGCCATCAACGCGGCCATCGAAGCGGCGCGCAGCGGTGAGAGCGGCCGGGGCTTCGGCGTGGTGGCCCGCGAGATGCGGGGGCTGGCGGACCAGTCCATCCGCGCCACGCACCGCATCCGCGAGGTGCTCAACGGCGTGGGCGCCAGCATGCGCGAGGCGGCCCAGTTCAGCGAGAAGGGCGACGAGCGCGTCCGTCAGAGCCTGGACGCGGTGCGGACGTCCAGCGCCCAGTTCCAGGAGCTGGCCATCCTGATTGGCGACTCCAGCGCGAGCATGCGGCAGATCACCGCGGCGGTCAGCGCGCAGGACGCGGGCACCCAGCAGATGGCCATGGCCATCCAGGAGCTGTCCGGGCAGATGCAGCGCACGCTCAAGACGGTGCAGGAGACGCAGGAGGCCACCCGCTCCGTCCAATCCCTGGCGGAGAGCATGTCCGGGCTCGCCAGCCAGTCCCTGCGCACCGAGAAGACCGCGCCCGCCGCCCATCCTCGCTAGCGTTCCTCCCCACTCCACGAGGCCCCATGCGAACAAGGTCAGCCGTCCCCGTCCTGATGCTCGTGCTCGCATCCTTCCTGGCCGCGTGTGGTGGGGCCCATGCGGCCGCGTCGGACCCGAACAAGCCTCCGCCGCCGAAGACGACGGTGGCGGTGGACAGCCGCAAGACGGTCGACGTGAACCTCTATGTGCTGAGCGGGGTCCGCCGGGTGCGGCTGGGGCTGGTGCCGGGGATGTCGACGCGCAACTTCGTGATTCCTCCGGACCTGGTGGGGACCTCGGAGCGACTCCGGTTCGCCGTCGAGGTCATCGGCACGCTGGGGCACAAGACCATCGGCAGCGAGCGGCGCTTCGAGAGCGAGCAGGACCTTCCGGCCCGCCCGGGAGATGAGCTCAACCTGACGCTCTACTGAGGCCCTCCCGGCGGCGTGGTTTCGCCGGGTATCGAGGACGGATGCGGCTACAGTCCGCCGCATGACCGACCCGAATCACGGCGTGCTCCTCGAGGTAGCGGAAGGGGTCGCCACCCTCACGTTGAACGATGCGCCTCGGCGCAATGCGATGACTCCCGAGCTGGGGGACGCGCTGCGCGTCCGGGTGAGCGAGCTGCGCGGGCGGGAGGACGTTCGCGCCGTGGTCCTCGTCGGAGCGGGCGGCACCTTCTCCGCGGGAGGGGACCTGCAGATGCTGGAGCGCCTGCGCAAGGCCTCCTTCGAGGAGGCGCGCGTCTTCATGCTCGACTTCTATGCGCGCTATCTCAGCCTCCTCGACCTGACCGTGCCGACAGTGGCCGCGGTGGAGGGCGCCGCCATTGGCGCGGGGCTGTGTGTCGCGCTCGCGTGTGACGTCTGCATCGTCTCCGAGGACGCGAAGCTCGCCCTCAACTTCGTGCAACTGGGACTGCACCCCGGCATGGGGGCCACCTGGCTCGTGCCGATGAGAGCGGGGCCGCAGCGCGCCGCGGAGCTGCTGCTCACGGGCCGCCGCTTCGACGGGCGGGAGGCCGCGCGGCTCGGACTCGCGCTGGAGGCCACCGCGGCCACGGAGACGCGCGCCCGGGCGCTTGCGCTCGCGCGGAGCATCGCCTCGAACGCGCCGCTGGCGACCCGAGGCGTCAAGCAACGCCTGGGTCTGGACCGCGCCGCGCTCCAGCGTGCGCTGGAGGAAGAGGCCCGGCTCCAGGCGGAGAGCTACGGCAGCGCGGACCTGGGCGAGGGGCTCGCCGCGGCGGCGGCTCGAAGGCCGCCGGTGTTCCAGGGGCGGTAGAGGTTGGCGTGTTTGTCAGGCGGAAGGGAATGGGCCGTCTCTTCGGCCCAATCAAACTTTCAGACTGACAAGCACATGACCAAGCTCAACCAGATCGTCGCCGTCGAAAAGGGCGTCAAGAGTCGCTCCCTGCAGGAGCTGACCCAGGCGCACCACGACCTCCAGAAGCCCCAACTGCTCAACGGTATCTCCCGCACCTATCAGCCCCGTGACGAGGAAGGTGAACGCTTCCCTCCTGAGTCCACGCGCGTGCAGGTGCGCACCGACGACGTGCTGAAGAAGACGAAGGAGATCCTCACCCGTCTCTTCGACGTCACCGCCACCAAGGACCTCACCAACTGCCACGCGAAGGCGGACGTCCGCGTCGACGGCAAGGTGCTCCTCAAGGGCGCTCCCGCCACCTACCTGCTCTTCCTCGAGAAGCAGTTGGTGGACCTGCACACCTTCGTGAAGAAGCTGCCCACGCTGGACCCGTCGGAGACCTGGACTCCAGACCCGGCGCAGGGACTGTGGGCCACCGAACCCGTGCAGACGGCCAAGACGAAGAAGGTCCCTCGCAACCACGTGAAGGCCGAGGCCACCGAGAAGCACCCCGCGCAGGTGGAGGTGTATTACGAGGACATCGTCGTCGGTTACTGGAAGACGGTGAAGTACTCGGGCGCCCTGCCCGCCCTTCGAGTTCACGAGCTGCTCGAGCGAGTGGAGAAGCTCCAGCAAGCCGTCAAGTTCGCGCGTGAGGAAGCCAACGCGGTGGAAGTCCAGGAGTTGAAGTCGGGCGACGCCATCCTCGGCTACCTCCTGAGCTGAGCCCCAGGCTCGGCACGCACAGTTTTCGGAGTACAAACTCAAACTCAGCAGCAGATTGACGCCGAGCGTTCTCGCGTCGCCTCCAGTGCAGGTTCGAGCCCTGCCCCCGCTATCGCCACTCTTTGTTGCGGGGTAGCCCAACTGGTAGAGGCAAGCGCGACGAAGCGAGTAACGCGAAGCACCCCAGCTTCAATTTCTCACTCCAAACTCAGCATTCGCCGTCGCAGGTCCGATCTACCGTCTTCGCCCACTCCCTCGAGATGCTGGTGCAATTCCGGCCCGCCGCTTCTTCTTGTGCGGCGGTCGTTCAATCGCAGGACGCGAGGCCTCATCCTGAGGCGAAGACTTAAACGTGCGGACCTCATCCATGGCGGCACAACCGGGCCCGGTCAGGAGGATACCCTGGCCGGGCCCACTTATTAGAAATCTCCAGTGGAGACGGAGTGACATGCGTGGGGTTGCCGGAAGCATCGTGGGAGACTTCAATGCGGAGTCGCGATGCTGTTCGGAAGCAAGACGCCCCCCTCCCGTTCAGAGCTCATCACCGAGGCGGACCTGGCGCGCTCGAAGGGCCGGTTGAACAAGGCCATCTCGGGCTACCGCAAGGCGCTGGAGCTGGAGCCCAAGGACGCCGTCGTCCTGGGCAAGCTCGCGCCGCTGCTGGCTCGGACCCGACAACCGCAGGCCGCGCTCGAGAGCTTCCGCGCGGCGGCCCAGGCCCATCTCGACAAGGGCTTCGCGGACAAGGCACAGGCGGTCTACGCCCAGGCCACGGAGCTGTTCCCGCTCGAGCTGGAGCTGTGGCGACAGGTGGCCCAGTTGCATGTGCAGAAGGGGCATCGGGCAGAGGCCGTGAAGACCTTGCTGCGGGGCCGGCTCCACTTCCGCCGGAGCAGTGAACGGCCGGGCGCCATCCTCCTCTTGCGCGAGACCCTCGCGCTGGATGCGGCGCTGTTCGAGGTGAAGCTGGACCTGGTGCTCCAGCTCGCGCGGCAGAATGAGCGCGAGGAGGCGCTGGCGATGTTGGAGCCGCTCGCCGCGGAAGCGCGGGGGACACGGCACCTTCGCAAGCTGCGCTGGACGCAGGCCCAGGTGACGCCCGGCGTGGGCACCTTCTTGGCGTGGCTGCGTGCGTGGGTCTTGGGGCGCTGACCTACGCGCCGCGCGGTGTTTGGGGCCTGACGCTCTGCCAGGCCAGCTTCGGTAGCTGGCTTCGCATCCACGCAGGGTCCAGCGGAGCGCCTCCGAGGAAACGGCGGCAGGCTTCGTGGCTTGGGCCCAGCAGCACCACGTCCAGCAGCAAGGTGGGCCAAGGCGGCAGCGAGCCCTCCGAGACGAAGCGCGCGACGTGCTGGACGATGGGCGCGAGCAGCTCCGCCTTGCGAGCCAGGAGCACCTCCGCCGCGTCCGTGCCCAGCTCCATGGCCATCGCCTGGTACATGAAGCGGCCCTCGTCCCGGTGGGAGAGAATCCACTCCAGGTGGCCATCCACCAGCGCCACCACGGCCTCCTCCGCCGTGGAAGTGGGCACCACCCGGGAGACCAGGTGGGTGAAGAGTCGCTCGAAGGTGCGAATCAGCAGCGCGAGCGTGAGGTCCGGGAGTCCGTCGAACAGGTGGTAGACGCTCGAAGGGCTCGCGCCGGCGGCCTTGCGAATCTCCTCGATGCCCGTGCCGAGGAGCCCCCTCTCCGAGAAGCATCGCAGGGCCGCGTCCAGCAGCGCGTCGCGTCGCTTCACCCCATCCCGTCGTGCTGGCCCCATGTCCCTACCCTATGCGCTGCCCCTCCAGGGGTCATCGGTCTCGTGCTCCGCACCAGAAGCCCACCACCCCAAGGAGACTGGCAACATGCGGAGAGAGGCAACCCGTGACGAAGCGACGGTGATGGCCATGCACAACGTCTTTCTCGACCCTGCCGGCACCACCCCTTTCGGCCTCGCCGTCATCGTGCTGGCGCCCACGGGCGTCACGTACGAGCACCAGTGCGAAGGCCTCATGACCTCGACACGCACGGTGGAGGGATTCCTCGTGCCGGTTCCCTCCAACGACTACGACCCGGAAGCGAACGAAGCGTTTGACGCCGAGGGAGCGCTGCTCAGCTTCTTCCACAAGGAGTTCCGCGGAAATCCTCCACCCCCCGAGCAGTGGACGCCAGGTCAGGTGGAGAGCCTCGCCAAGCTCGTCAGTCGAGTCCCCTTCTGGTCCACGCCGACGGGCTCCGCGCCTTCGGAACTTCTTCACCTGACCCTGGACATGGAGCGCGTCGCGGAGATCACCGAAGCATGGGTGCCCGTCAAGACACCCTATGGCCCCGGCATCCTCGTCTTCCAGAACTGTGACTGACGGAAACTGGAAGAATCTTCCAATTCAGAAACAGGGCTGGCAGGCTTCCGTGCATGACCGACCTCATCCTCACGGGAGCATCACGAGGCATTGGCTTCGCGCTGGCTCGGACACTCGCGAAGTCGCGTGAGTACCGGCTCATCCTGGTCGCCAGGGACCGCGCGCGACTGGAGGCCCTGGCCGCCTCCATCCAGCAGGAAGGTGGGCAGGCGGTCGTCGTCCCGGGCGACCTCTCGACGCTCTCGGGAGCCCGCGCGCTGGGACAGCGACTGGCGGAGCTGGTGACCCCTGGAGCCACGCTGGTGCACAACGCGGGCATCTGGCCCACCCGGCGCGAGCTGACCGTGGACGGTCTGGAGATGGGCTTCGCGGTGAACCACGCGGCGCCGCTTGAGATGCAACAGGCCCTGCTCGATGCGAAGCGGCTGCGGCGCATCCTGCTGGTGAGCGCGGGCCTGTTGGTGAAGGGCCGGTTCGATGCCGCACGCACGCCGACCGGCGAGGACTTCTCCAGCATCCGCACGTACTGCGACACCAAGCTGGGCTTCGCTCTCGCGATGCGTGACGTGGCCACCGCGCATCCGGAGCTGGATGTGCTGGTGCTCCACCCGGGCGTCGTGCGCACCGACCTCGGAGCCCGCACAGGCCCCATGGGCTGGCTGCTCTCGCTCGTGAAGCGGCGATGGGAAGCGCCCGAGGTCTGCGCCGAGCGCCTCTCGCGCATCCTCGCCAAGGAGCGCTGGTCCACGCCTGGACAGGCACGATGGTGGGTCGAGGAAGTGGAGCAGCCCTGGCCTCCCGTGACGGAGGATGCCGCCACACAGCGCGCCGTGCGCGAGGTGCACGAGCGGGTGCGCGCCATGGGCTGAGGCCCGGCGTGATAGGGACAGGGCATCGTGCTCCTGAATCCCCACCCCTTCACGCTCCGGCAGCTCCAATACGCGGTCGCCGTCGCGGACACGCTGAGCTTCCGCAAGGCCGCGGCGCGATGCCACGTCTCGCAGCCGTCCCTCAGCGCGCAGCTCGCACAGCTCGAGGAAGTGCTCGGAGTCCGGCTGTTCGAGCGCGACCGCAAGCGGGTGCTGCCCACCGCGGCCGGTCAACGGTTGGTGGAGCGAGCACGGCGACTCCTGCTCGAGGCCGATGACCTTCAAGACGAGGCCCGGCGCGTCGGCAATCCCCTCGACGGAACGCTGCGCATCGGCATCATCCCCACCGTCTCGCCGTACCTTCTCCCCGCGCTCACGCCCGTGCTTCGCAAGCAGTATCCCCGTCTGACGCTGGCCTGGGTCGAGGACAAGACCAAGGCCCTGACGCGAAGCCTGGAAGCAGGAACACTCGACGCCGCACTGCTGGCGCTCGAGGCCGATGTCGGCGACGTGGAGCGGGACGTCATCGCCAAGGACGCGTTCTTCGTCGTCGCCCCCAAGGGCCACCCGCTCGCCGCGAGGAACACCCCCGTGTCCGTGGCGGAGCTGCGCGAGGCCAAGGTCCTCCTCCTGGACGAAGGCCACTGTCTGCGAGAGCAGGCCCTCGCCTTCTGCACACGTGCTCGGGCCCATGAGCAGGAGTTCCGCGCGACGAGCCTCTCGACGCTCGCGCAGATGGTCGCGGGCGGAGCCGGCGTCACCCTGCTCCCAGCCCTGGCCATCCCCACCGAGAGCCGCCGCGCGGAACTCGTCGTGCGCCCCATCGCGCCTCCGGTTCCGCATCGAACCCTCGCGCTCGTGTGGCGTCGCAGCACGCCGCTCGCCCCCGCCCTGCGACAGCTCGCCGCCACGCTCCGGGAGGGCTACCCCTCCGACTCCACCGCGCCTCGCCCACGCGGTGCCTCCAAGTCACGTGCGAGCCAGTCCCGTTAGAAGCTCCCCGCCATCCACACACCGCCCAGCAGGATGGAGAGCGAGGAGGCCCCTCGCGTCACGTGGGTAGCAACCTTGGTCGACAGCCGGCGCGCTCGCGAGACGGCCGCGATGCCCGCGGTGAGCGCGGACATGGCCAGCGTGCTGCCCACCGAGAACCCACCCAGGAAGAGCGCCTGCTCCACCGCCGTGCCAGACACCGTGACGGGCAGCAGCAACAGCAGCGCGGAGGCGCCCGTCAATCCGTGCACCAACCCCACGGCGGCGACACCTCGCGTGGGCTGGGCCTCGGCCTCCATCCCCTGGCGCCGCGTCAATCCCCAGACGCCCATCCCCAACAGCGCGAGCCCCGCGACCCGCTCCGCCCAACGGTCGACGAACTCCAGATGCACCGCGGACAGGAGCACCAGGAGCGCTCCCGCGGCGAGCAACGTCCCCAGCCCGTGCCCCAGCCCCCACATCAACCCCACCCGCCACGCCCCCTGCCGACGTCCCACGGACAGCGGCGCGAGGCTCAGCAGATGGTCCGGTCCCGCCAGCGCGTGCAGCGCACCTGAACCAACACCCGCGAGAGCAATCAGTGGCATGGGCATGACTCCTTTCACCTGCGAGTCAAAAGATGCCCAGTCCCCACTCATCGTTCCAAGACAACGTTTCGATGAGACTGATAGCCCAGGACTATCAGTCTCCGGGACGGCCCTACCCGCCCATGACGGGGCGAGGGTTCAGCGCGCCCTCGGTGACTTCGCGCCACCACGGGGTGGCCGTCTCCCAGCGCGTCGGCTCCACCGCGGCGCCCAGGCGAGGCGTGAACAGCTGCACCTGCTGCTCGGTGGCCATGCGCAGGAGCGTCTCGGCGGGCTCGTCCCACGGATGCAATCCGAGGTTGAAGGTCGCCCAGTGGACCGGCATCAGCGTGCCACCGCCCAGCATCGCGTGAGCCTTGAGCGCGTTCTCCGGGCCCAGATGGATGCCGCCCCAGCTCGGGTGGAACGCGCCGACCTCCAGCATCACCAGGTCGAAGCGTCCGTGACGTCGGCCCACTTCCACCAGCTCCTCCGTCAGCCCCGTGTCCCCACTGAAGAACACGCGATGCTTCTCGCCCTCCAGCACCCAGGACGCCCACAAGGTCCGATTGCGGTCCCCCAGCCCTCGGCCGGAGAAGTGCTGTGACGGCGTGGCCGTGAACACCACCGGCCCCACCTGCGTTCGCTCCCACCAGTCCAGCTCCGTGATGAGCTCCGGCGCGACGCCGTAGGACTCCAGATGGGCTCCGACGCCCAGCGCCGTGACGAACCGGACTCGCCGCTTCGCGAGCGCCTCAATCGTGGGCCGGCACAAGTGGTCGTAGTGGTCGTGCGACACCAGCACCGCGTCCAGCTCCGGGAGCGACTCCAGCGACGCCGGCACGGCATGGAACCTTCGAGGCCCCGCGAAGGACAGCGGCGAGGCACGCTCGCCAAACACGGGGTCGGTCAGGATGCGCGCGCCGTCGAGCTCCAGGAGCATCGTGCTGTGGCCCAGCCAGGTGACGCGGAACCCTGTGTCGGGCCGCCGCGTCCAGGACTCGAGCGGGCTCTCCAACGGCACGGGCCCGGGAGGCACACGCTTCGAGGCGCCCAGGAAGAACTCACCCAACACCGGCAGCGGGTTGCCCTGGATGCCGGGCCCCACGGGGGCGGTGTTGCGGAAGCGGCCGTCCTCGAACTGGCGGGAGGCACGCACCCGCTCGAGTCGCACCCCAGAGAACTGACAACCATGGCGGGAAGGAGACATGCCCACATCTTTAACGACCCGGGCACATCCCGGCCACCCCGCCAGGAGAGCAGGACCGCACGTTGCCGGACGCTCGGCGGCCTGGGGTCCAGAAGCCGCCAACGTGTGGTCATGAACACCCGCGAGGCGAGCCCCGGGGCCCTCCAGGACGAAGAGGGCCCCAAGCCGTCCACTCAGGACGCTTCGGAGCCCGCCTGCGCTTCCGCCTGCGCGACCCGGGAGTGCTTCCGGCCGTAGCCGAAGTAGATGGCGAGCCCCAATCCCAGCCAGATGATGAGGCGCAGCCACGTCTCCAGGCCAAGGCCCAGCATCAAGGCGCCACAGCACAGGATGCCCAGGATGGGAACCAGCGGCACGAACGGCGTGCGGAAGGGTCTGGGCAGGTCCGGCCGCCTGTAGCGCAGCACCAGGATGCCGGCGCAGACGACCACGAACGCGAACAGCGTTCCGATGGACACCAGGTGCCCCAGCAACCCGATGGGGAACAAGCCCGCCACCACCATGGACACCACGCCGGTGATGATGGTGGAGACGTAGGGCGTCCGGTAGCGCGGGTGGATGCGGCCGAAGAACGGCGGCAACAGCCCGTCACGCGACATGGCGAAGAAGATGCGCGGCTGCCCCATCAGCATCACGAGCACCACGGACGCCAGGCCCGCGATGGCCCCCAGCCCCACGATGGGACGCAGCCAGGCCAGCGACGGGCCGCCCTTGGAGATGGCCACGTAGACGGGCTCGGGGACGTCGAGCGTGGAGTACGGCGCCAGGCCCGTCATCACGCCCGCCATCAGCACGTAGAGCACCGTGCACACGATGAGCGAGCCGAGGATTCCCGTCGGCAGGTCCTTCGACGGATTCTTCGTCTCCTGCGCCGCGGTGGAGACGGCATCGAAGCCGATGTACGCGAAGAAGATGACCCCCGCCCCCGCCAGGATGCCGCTCCAGCCGAACTCGCCATAGCGGCCCGTGTTGGGCGGAATGAAGGGCGTCCAGTTCGCCTGCTCGATGTGGAACGCCCCGAAGATGATGACCAGCAGGACGATGCCAATCTTCAGGAACACGATGATGTTGTTGACGCGCGCCGACTCCCGCATGCCCACGACCAGCAGCACCGTGAGCACGCCCACCAGCAGCACCGCCGGCAGGTTGATGATGGCGCCGGTGGCGTGAGGGATGAGCGAGCCGGGCGCCGTCTCGAACGGAGCGTTCGCCAGCGCCGCGGGAATCACCACCCCCACGTAGTCGCGCAGGAAGGCCGTCAGGTAACCGGACCAGCCCACCGCCACGGCCGAGGATGCGAAGAGATACTCCAGCATCAAGTCCCAGCCGATGATCCACGCCACCAGCTCGCCCAAGGTGGCGTAGCCGTACGTGTACGCGCTCCCGGCGACGGGAATCATCGAGGCGAACTCCGCGTAGCACAGCCCCGCGAAGAGACACCCCAATCCCGCCAGGACGAACGATAGGACGATGGCTGGACCCGCGTGCTGCGCGGCCGCCGTCCCCGTCACGACGAAGATTCCCGCGCCGATGATGGCGCCAATACCCAGCAACGTCAGCTGGAGCCCATTGAGGGTGCGGTGCATCTCATGCCCCGCGCTGTCCTCATCCTGGAGCCTCGCGAGGCTCTTCTTCGACCAGATTCCCACGCGCCCTAGTCAATGACGACTCGCGGACATTCGGAAGCACGGATGACATCCCCTCGACAAAAGTGTCACCCGGCGAGCGGATTCTCGACACCTTGCGTCGGACATCCGCTCAGCCGCGCCAGCCTCCGCGGCGGTCCTCGCGCAGCTCGCGACGGTCTTCCTTGAGTTCTTCCCGGCCTTGGTGGATCTCCCGCTCCGCCAGCTCGATGAGCTCCTGGATGAGGTCCCGCTTGCGGTGCAGCGCGCCCCCGTTGCGGCGGCCCTCCAGGTCCATGAGCTCCCGCGCGATGGCCTGGCGCGAGCGCATCGAGACCATTTCCGCCCTCACATCGCGCCGGTCATCCCTCGCGTCCCGGCGCTCGTCGCGGACCTCCCGCCGGGGATGCCGGCGGCCCCAGGACGCGTCGTCGCGAGCCTCCCACTGTTCGGTGCGAAGCTCGCGCTGGCTGCGGTGGGCCTCCGCGCTCGCGGACGACAACTCCCGGCGGCTCTCCCGCATCTCCGCCCGGAGCAGCTCACGAAGACGGTCCTCCACCGCGCTCATCTCCCGGACATCGCGGCGGGCCCAGGCACTGTCGAAGCGGGAGAGCACGGCCCGGAGCTCCGCGACGTCGTAGCGGTCATCCCGGAGCTCGCGGCGGGTCTCCCGAATCTCGCGCCGGTCCTGCGCGCGCTCACCCTGCGGATGCCGGTGCTGCGCCTGTGCACTGCCTGCCAGGAGAAGTCCCGCGACCAAGGCCGAAGAGATGACGTTCATGTGGAAAAATCCTCGTGTGCGCGAAACGCGCTGGCGTGAACACGAGGACTGACGGCCTGGGTGCGTTTTGATTCAACGCACCACGACGCGAGGTGGGAGGGGCCGGGCTACTGGGCGGCCACGCTGCAGTCCCCCGTCACCGGGGGAGCCATGCCACCGTTCACCTTGTTCCCGCTGAAGAGGTTGTCGGAGGCCAGCACCAGGTTCACCCCGCCACTGCCCCGGTTGCACACCACCACGCCCCCCGAAGCCGATTGATTGTTCTCGAAGCGATTGCCGCGGAGCGTGACGCCGCGAGTCCCGATGTGCTCGACGTAGATGGCCGCCGCCGGACCTTGCGTCACGAAGTTGCCCACGAAGCGGTTGTTCTCGATGAGGTCGTTGTCCGGCTGGAAGTAGTGCAGCGCGCCGCCGCCCCCCAGGTCATAGATGCCCTGCGCGTTGGGCCAGTCGAGCAAGGGCCTGCGCGCCAGCCCGTTCCAGGTGAAGCCGCGAAAGGCCTCCAGGCCATTGCCCCGGAAGACGTTGCCACGCACCACGGAGTTGCGTCCGTGCGTCACACACAGCGCACCGCCTCCCGTCATGGCGTAGGAGCCGGCCTGCGCGAACCGGTCGATGTCCAACGTCCCGTTGTACTCGAACGAGGAGTTCTCCACCCTGGAGCCCACTGTGAACATCAAGTCCAGGGCGCCGCACTTGGCCGAGGAGACGTTGTTGCGGAAGACCGAGTTCAGAATCGTCACGGGCCCCAGGTAGTAGGCCCACAGCGCGCCGCGCGTCGAACCTCGCGGGCCGTTGTAGTCGTTCTTGCGCACCTTCTCGAAGACCATGGACTCGAAGTAGGGATGTCCATCTCCCACGGAGCCGGCGCCGAAGAAGTTCATCCCCCACCAGCCATAGGGATTGGTCGAGGTGAAGATGACGGGCTGGCTCGCCGTGCCACGCACCTGGATGCCGCCGTACACGCGCATCTCCACCCGCCCCCGCTGGTGATTCATCACGCTGTTGGGTGAATCGGGGTCCAC is part of the Myxococcus landrumus genome and encodes:
- a CDS encoding DUF6210 family protein, which produces MRREATRDEATVMAMHNVFLDPAGTTPFGLAVIVLAPTGVTYEHQCEGLMTSTRTVEGFLVPVPSNDYDPEANEAFDAEGALLSFFHKEFRGNPPPPEQWTPGQVESLAKLVSRVPFWSTPTGSAPSELLHLTLDMERVAEITEAWVPVKTPYGPGILVFQNCD
- a CDS encoding TetR/AcrR family transcriptional regulator, coding for MKRRDALLDAALRCFSERGLLGTGIEEIRKAAGASPSSVYHLFDGLPDLTLALLIRTFERLFTHLVSRVVPTSTAEEAVVALVDGHLEWILSHRDEGRFMYQAMAMELGTDAAEVLLARKAELLAPIVQHVARFVSEGSLPPWPTLLLDVVLLGPSHEACRRFLGGAPLDPAWMRSQLPKLAWQSVRPQTPRGA
- a CDS encoding DUF7873 family protein, with translation MTKLNQIVAVEKGVKSRSLQELTQAHHDLQKPQLLNGISRTYQPRDEEGERFPPESTRVQVRTDDVLKKTKEILTRLFDVTATKDLTNCHAKADVRVDGKVLLKGAPATYLLFLEKQLVDLHTFVKKLPTLDPSETWTPDPAQGLWATEPVQTAKTKKVPRNHVKAEATEKHPAQVEVYYEDIVVGYWKTVKYSGALPALRVHELLERVEKLQQAVKFAREEANAVEVQELKSGDAILGYLLS
- a CDS encoding enoyl-CoA hydratase/isomerase family protein encodes the protein MTDPNHGVLLEVAEGVATLTLNDAPRRNAMTPELGDALRVRVSELRGREDVRAVVLVGAGGTFSAGGDLQMLERLRKASFEEARVFMLDFYARYLSLLDLTVPTVAAVEGAAIGAGLCVALACDVCIVSEDAKLALNFVQLGLHPGMGATWLVPMRAGPQRAAELLLTGRRFDGREAARLGLALEATAATETRARALALARSIASNAPLATRGVKQRLGLDRAALQRALEEEARLQAESYGSADLGEGLAAAAARRPPVFQGR
- a CDS encoding SDR family NAD(P)-dependent oxidoreductase, with protein sequence MTDLILTGASRGIGFALARTLAKSREYRLILVARDRARLEALAASIQQEGGQAVVVPGDLSTLSGARALGQRLAELVTPGATLVHNAGIWPTRRELTVDGLEMGFAVNHAAPLEMQQALLDAKRLRRILLVSAGLLVKGRFDAARTPTGEDFSSIRTYCDTKLGFALAMRDVATAHPELDVLVLHPGVVRTDLGARTGPMGWLLSLVKRRWEAPEVCAERLSRILAKERWSTPGQARWWVEEVEQPWPPVTEDAATQRAVREVHERVRAMG
- a CDS encoding LysR substrate-binding domain-containing protein, with the translated sequence MLLNPHPFTLRQLQYAVAVADTLSFRKAAARCHVSQPSLSAQLAQLEEVLGVRLFERDRKRVLPTAAGQRLVERARRLLLEADDLQDEARRVGNPLDGTLRIGIIPTVSPYLLPALTPVLRKQYPRLTLAWVEDKTKALTRSLEAGTLDAALLALEADVGDVERDVIAKDAFFVVAPKGHPLAARNTPVSVAELREAKVLLLDEGHCLREQALAFCTRARAHEQEFRATSLSTLAQMVAGGAGVTLLPALAIPTESRRAELVVRPIAPPVPHRTLALVWRRSTPLAPALRQLAATLREGYPSDSTAPRPRGASKSRASQSR
- a CDS encoding methyl-accepting chemotaxis protein, whose translation is MAAHHPSPTRIDSLASRVTFVRRHAPSHRATRLALLGCVLLAALAHAPVANATEQLPVPVVEGWKYRWGDSPPGTDGIPLWAQATNVTDEWHTMEALKPPPGRGANSFLWVSIPLPRGPWAEPALILGEVNTAVEVYANGQRVYVSGRLNTSGPELSENMVWHLIPVPATALGTSLLLRIQSSNPNIGITQYAKLGSRHELLATVTREGQASFVMGVLLLAVGIATGGAFVLHWRRRMLAGLAIFAGSAGSLLLGLSGLPYALWDTPLTATRFTVIGIFMVLSGLMEFISDALLENRNRWFRIGALAYTTLCSLFALSAVVDLATAQRIMAAFLPSSFCVLLIVLFVSVKEAWRGNPDARIFVAGLGGMTLFLALTILPVVGVLPQLFGNVSHWGYLALTLSLLGIVARRSMQVVRSLEAHTRQLEERQAEVRNLAERMGTGAGELATVVQQLRSTSDQQTEGVSRQAAALQEAEQTVKEIRRSSQLTAEKASSLAASAEGAEQVGREGSAALERTLADLAAIRAEVSEMARRILALDERTKEVSGIVDSVKDLADQSNMLAINAAIEAARSGESGRGFGVVAREMRGLADQSIRATHRIREVLNGVGASMREAAQFSEKGDERVRQSLDAVRTSSAQFQELAILIGDSSASMRQITAAVSAQDAGTQQMAMAIQELSGQMQRTLKTVQETQEATRSVQSLAESMSGLASQSLRTEKTAPAAHPR